One region of Ammospiza caudacuta isolate bAmmCau1 chromosome 22, bAmmCau1.pri, whole genome shotgun sequence genomic DNA includes:
- the LOC131567059 gene encoding thrombopoietin receptor-like, translating to MSLPLCDLTTERLVQANTWVVLRGLEPGVRHHIQLCSKPDGTSMDGVWGPWSQALAAETPHSSGDIGLCCRTPYLRHERCEWSWDPAEPHSSHQLLYRPPPSGAGTREDAWQQCEEVSRGAQGTYACTFQPKAGSAISVLVNVTRTHMLPTLSYFKEPFWLHQAAMLTDAPQLVQATVSQGRLSVQWLPPLELPAEQLDYQVRYAMEKSHDWKVLQVPRAARKEVLDLRPGSRYPAQVRAQPSGPWYPGSWSAGTKPVVVDAVADAGKGQGWRGARGRGLRGAQRWWLWERLQFRHSSADAGWLSPSVTVVPLLFSAALLGLCCTFPSLYSNMKPKLRPPVPELHRALGSFLQESSKHGQASHAFEKQPPEETVLPCLLEVLPGPPPEHSGGRLSSTDMANQSYLLMSGWEPRAATTAPTPP from the exons ATGTCTCTGCCCTTGTGTGATCTCACAACCGAG aggctggtccaGGCCAACACTTGGGTGGTGCTCCGGGGCCTGGAGCCAGGGGTGAGGCACCAcatccagctgtgcagcaagCCCGACGGTACCTCCATGGACGGCGTCTGGGGGCCCTGGTcacaggctctggctgcagagaccccccactcctccg gagacatcgggctgtgctgcagaaccccTTACCTGCGGCACGAGCGCTGCGAGtggagctgggaccctgcagagccccacagctcccaccagctcctctacCGGCCACCTccgagcggggctggcacaag GGAAGATGCATGGCAACAGTGCGAGGAGGTaagcaggggggcacagggcacctatGCCTGCACTTtccagcccaaggctggcagtgccatctctgTCCTGGTGAATGTCACCAGGACCCACATGCTGCCCACACTCAGCTACTTCAAGGAGCCCTTTTggctgcaccaggctg CAATGCTCACAGATGCCCCACAGCTTGTGCAGGCAACAGTGTCGCAGGGCCGGCTGAGCGTGCAGTGGCTGccgcccctggagctgcctgcagagcagctggactaCCAGGTCCGCTATGCCATGGAGAAAAGCCATGACTGGAAG GTCCTGCAGGTTCCGCGAGCAGCGAGGAAAGAGGTCCTGGACCTGCGGCCAGGCTCCCGCTACCCCGCGCAGGTGCGGGCCCAACCCAGCGGGCCGTGGTACCCGGGCAGCTGGAGCGCCGGGACCAAACCCGTTGTGGTTGATGCCGTGGCCGATGCgggtaaggggcagggctggag gggggcacggggcagggggctgcgaggggctcagagatggtggctctgggaaaggctACAGTTCCGGCATTCCTCCGCCGATGCAGGCTGGCTCAGCCCCAGTGTTACGGTGGTGccgctgctcttctcagcagcgctcctggggctgtgttgcaccttcccctccctctacaG CAACATGAAGCCGAAACTCCGGCCGCCCGTTCCTGAGCTGCACcgtgctctgggcagcttcctccaggaaagcagcaagcacGGCCAGGCCA GCCATGCCTTCGAAAAGCAGCCGCCAGAGGAGaccgtcctgccctgcctgctggaggtgctgcccggCCCGCCGCCGGAGCACTCTGGGGGCCGCCTGTCCAGCACCGACATGGCCAACCAGTCCTACCTGCTCATGAGCGGCTGGGAGCCGCGGGCAGCCACGACCGCCCCCACCCCGCCATAA